The genomic region CGAAACCACCCACAAACCAGTCGAGCTGCTCTCGTGCGCCGCCGATAAATGCGTTTTTTGAATGTGCTGGTCCGGCGCCGGTTGCCAATCGGCAGGCTGATCGGTCGAGCCGCCGTAAAAATAACTGCTCGCCGCGTAATTGTGCCCCAACAACCCTTCGTGGGCGTACCAGTGCGCCACCAGCACGCCGCGGGCGTCGGTAATAAACCAACTGTCGCTGCGTTGATTTTCCGCCAGCATTTCGCGATCGAAAAACTTCAGCCGATCTTGCAGCGCTGTAATTTCCGGCGCTTTGCGGAGTTGATCCGCCAATTCGTTGAAACGCTTTTTGACTTCTTCCGGATCGCCCAATCCCGTCAGCACGGCGTGCATTTGCGGGTCGTTTTCCATCGCACTTAAAGTGTTGACAATTTGCGGATCGCGCGCCGCCTCCTCCACGTCGTAAAACCGGCTTTGCAATTCCGCGCTGGCGCCGCGTGCGGCGCTTTGGGCGGCAAACCCTAAGCCTTTCAGCGCGCTTTGGGTCAGCGCCTCATTGGAACGTCGCAACGACGTGTTGAACCACATCCCGGCCGCCCCCGCCATCACCGCCAGCAGCAGCATCGGCCCCAGGGCGCCCAACACCATCAGCGGCCGCCGCGAGCGCCGCCGCTGCCGCGCATCCAAGGCATCCAATACTGTTTGCACGGTGGGATAACGCGCGCTCGGATCAACCGCCAGGCAGCGATCAATGATGGTCGCCAATTCATAATCGACTCCCCGCACGTCATGATGTTCGGTCGCCGGCGGCGCCTGTTCAATCAGCCGGCGATAGCGCAGCAGCCGCCCCGCCAAGTCCGGCGCACGTTCAATCTCGCTCACACTTTTTTCATTGCGATGCGGCGGATGCCCCAGCAGCAACGCGTAAAAAATCGCCCCCAGGGCGTACACGTCCCACCGGGCGTCGGCCATCGCCTGCGAATCGGCCTGTTCCGGCGCCATGTAAAACAGCGTCCCCAGCGCCGGCGTTTGCTCGCTGGAAAGGCGCGATTGCCCAAAATCCGCCAGCCGCGGTTTCCCGTCTTGATCCAGCAAAATGTTCGCCGGCTTCAAGTCGCAGTGCAAAATGCCTTTGCTGTGCGAATGCATCAACCCGACGGCAATTTCACGCAATAGCGCCGTAGCTTCCGCCGCCGGCAACGGGCCGTGCTGCTC from Pirellulales bacterium harbors:
- a CDS encoding protein kinase, with amino-acid sequence MASDFTQAQGSEELERSLNLSRQRACPPCEVTGYEPRRFLGAGAYGEVWVAIDRTTGRKVAIKFYLHRGGLDWSLLSHEVEKLAFLSADRYVVQLLDVGWEAEPPYYVMEYVENGSLDERLEQHGPLPAAEATALLREIAVGLMHSHSKGILHCDLKPANILLDQDGKPRLADFGQSRLSSEQTPALGTLFYMAPEQADSQAMADARWDVYALGAIFYALLLGHPPHRNEKSVSEIERAPDLAGRLLRYRRLIEQAPPATEHHDVRGVDYELATIIDRCLAVDPSARYPTVQTVLDALDARQRRRSRRPLMVLGALGPMLLLAVMAGAAGMWFNTSLRRSNEALTQSALKGLGFAAQSAARGASAELQSRFYDVEEAARDPQIVNTLSAMENDPQMHAVLTGLGDPEEVKKRFNELADQLRKAPEITALQDRLKFFDREMLAENQRSDSWFITDARGVLVAHWYAHEGLLGHNYAASSYFYGGSTDQPADWQPAPDQHIQKTHLSAAHESSSTGLWVVSISTPVFKVDEKDPNQKQFMGVIGVSFQLATNFINLLEEDRQFPVLVDVREGAHNGLILQHPLLQKLRKESDAHLERFVNDGKYRISPDVVSQLKEGTADYRDPLASDEEGTDYRQRYLAAEAPIELLEGEGRNLHEAPSGWVIIVQDPYEEAIGTTLTQLRASLLGSGLVALVVIGLVILGLWWFVLRIVESPAQWQPTMALSKPDAETVHTGS